One Avibacterium avium genomic window carries:
- the ispC gene encoding 1-deoxy-D-xylulose-5-phosphate reductoisomerase, with protein MQKQQKLVILGSTGSIGTSTLSVIEHNSDKYQAFALVGGRNVQLMVEQCVKFQPIFAALDDESAAKNLKEKLTALGLRTQVLSGQQAICELAAHPEADQVMAAIVGAAGLLPTLSAVQAGKRVLLANKESLVTCGQLFIDEVKKNHAQLLPVDSEHNAIFQSLPPQAQEQIGFCPLQELGISKIVLTGSGGPFRYTDLSEFDQITPEQAVAHPNWSMGKKISVDSATMMNKGLEYIEARWLFNASADEMEVIIHPQSIIHSMVRYIDGSVIAQMGNPDMRTPIAETMAYPQRTFAGVAPLDFYQLNGLTFLAPDYQRYPCLKLAIDAFAAGQYATTAMNAANEISVEAFLNRQIKFTDIAKVNTQVVEKISPQQIQSIDDVLDVDKNARALAWQIIQAK; from the coding sequence ATGCAAAAACAACAAAAACTCGTCATTCTTGGTTCGACTGGATCAATCGGCACAAGCACCCTTTCTGTGATAGAACACAACTCTGACAAATATCAAGCGTTTGCCTTAGTGGGCGGACGTAACGTGCAATTAATGGTGGAACAATGCGTTAAATTTCAGCCGATTTTTGCTGCCTTAGATGACGAAAGTGCAGCGAAAAATTTAAAAGAAAAATTGACCGCACTTGGTCTAAGAACCCAAGTATTAAGCGGACAACAAGCCATTTGCGAGCTGGCGGCTCACCCTGAAGCGGATCAAGTGATGGCTGCTATTGTTGGCGCGGCGGGCTTGCTACCCACCCTTTCAGCGGTGCAAGCAGGCAAGCGAGTGCTGTTAGCTAATAAAGAAAGTTTGGTTACCTGCGGACAGCTTTTTATTGATGAAGTGAAGAAAAATCACGCTCAGTTACTGCCTGTGGATAGTGAACACAATGCGATTTTCCAATCGTTACCACCGCAAGCGCAGGAACAAATCGGTTTTTGCCCGTTGCAAGAATTAGGCATCAGCAAAATTGTACTTACGGGATCGGGCGGGCCTTTCCGTTATACGGATCTTTCAGAATTTGATCAGATCACGCCAGAACAGGCGGTAGCTCACCCCAATTGGTCAATGGGCAAAAAAATCTCAGTGGATTCCGCCACAATGATGAATAAAGGCTTGGAATATATTGAAGCCCGTTGGTTATTCAATGCCAGCGCAGATGAGATGGAAGTGATCATTCATCCGCAATCTATCATTCATTCTATGGTGCGTTATATTGATGGCTCGGTGATTGCGCAAATGGGCAATCCAGATATGCGCACACCAATTGCGGAAACAATGGCTTATCCACAGCGTACCTTTGCTGGTGTTGCGCCATTAGATTTTTATCAGCTCAATGGGCTGACTTTTTTAGCGCCAGATTATCAGCGTTACCCTTGCTTAAAATTGGCCATTGATGCCTTTGCCGCGGGGCAATATGCCACAACGGCAATGAATGCGGCGAATGAAATTTCCGTTGAGGCCTTTTTAAATCGTCAAATTAAATTTACCGATATTGCTAAAGTGAATACGCAAGTGGTAGAAAAAATTAGCCCGCAACAGATTCAATCTATTGATGATGTGTTAG
- the frr gene encoding ribosome recycling factor, with protein MINEIKQDAQSRMEKSLETFKHHIAKVRTGRAQPSLLDGIQVEYYGALTPLRQLANVVAEDARTLAVTVFDRSLIGAVEKAILTSDLGLNPSSAGTTIRVPLPPLTEERRRDLIKIVKAEAEQGKVAVRNVRRDANDQIKALLKEKEISEDEERKAQDEIQKITDLYVKKVDEVLADKEKELLDF; from the coding sequence GTGATTAACGAAATTAAACAAGATGCGCAGTCGCGTATGGAAAAAAGCCTTGAAACATTCAAACACCATATTGCTAAAGTAAGAACAGGCCGTGCGCAACCAAGCTTACTAGACGGTATTCAAGTGGAATACTACGGTGCATTAACCCCATTGCGTCAATTAGCCAACGTAGTGGCTGAAGATGCGCGTACCTTAGCGGTAACCGTGTTTGATCGTAGCTTAATCGGTGCGGTGGAAAAAGCCATTTTAACCTCTGATCTGGGCTTAAACCCATCATCAGCTGGCACAACTATTCGCGTTCCACTTCCACCATTAACGGAAGAACGCCGCCGTGATTTAATCAAAATCGTAAAAGCGGAAGCTGAGCAAGGCAAAGTGGCTGTGCGTAATGTGCGCCGTGATGCGAACGATCAAATCAAAGCCTTGTTGAAAGAAAAAGAAATCAGCGAAGATGAAGAGCGCAAAGCACAAGACGAAATCCAAAAAATCACCGATCTTTATGTGAAAAAAGTGGACGAAGTGTTAGCGGACAAAGAGAAAGAATTATTAGATTTCTAA